A section of the Streptomyces sp. V3I8 genome encodes:
- a CDS encoding carbohydrate ABC transporter permease, which produces MSTGTATTATVTTTGAGPSRSPREPGRGRTGSLAWHLGALLVLAVVIYPVIWVLGASFKPSREIIGSLELFPTDPILQNFKGLADGIADISIATFFQNSLLYALGSVAGILVSCSLTAYAFARIRFAGRNLMFSLMIGTLLLPYHVLLIPQYVMFQKLELINTYVPLLLGKYLATEAFFVFLMVQFMRNLPRELDEAARLDGCGHLRIYWSIVLPLCRPALITSAIFTFINAWNDFMGPLIYLNEPAKYTVSLGMMMFRDQEGVANYGGMIAMSLVALLPVLAFFLAFQRYLIDGMATSGLKG; this is translated from the coding sequence ATGAGCACCGGCACCGCGACCACGGCGACCGTGACCACGACCGGGGCGGGTCCTTCGCGCAGTCCCCGGGAACCCGGGCGCGGGCGCACCGGATCGCTCGCCTGGCACCTCGGCGCGCTGCTCGTCCTCGCGGTCGTCATCTATCCCGTCATCTGGGTCCTGGGCGCCTCCTTCAAGCCGAGCCGGGAGATCATCGGCAGCCTGGAGCTGTTCCCGACCGACCCGATCCTGCAGAACTTCAAGGGGCTCGCGGACGGCATCGCGGACATCTCGATCGCCACGTTCTTCCAGAACTCCCTCCTCTACGCGCTCGGCTCCGTCGCCGGCATCCTCGTCTCCTGCTCGCTGACGGCGTACGCCTTCGCCCGCATCCGGTTCGCCGGGCGCAACCTGATGTTCTCGCTCATGATCGGCACGCTGCTGCTGCCGTACCACGTGCTGCTCATCCCGCAGTACGTGATGTTCCAGAAGCTCGAACTGATCAACACATACGTGCCGCTGCTGCTCGGCAAGTACCTGGCCACCGAGGCGTTCTTCGTCTTCCTCATGGTGCAGTTCATGCGCAACCTGCCCAGGGAGCTGGACGAGGCGGCCCGGCTCGACGGCTGCGGGCACCTGCGGATCTACTGGTCGATCGTGCTGCCGCTGTGCCGGCCGGCCCTCATCACCAGCGCGATCTTCACCTTCATCAACGCCTGGAACGACTTCATGGGCCCGCTGATCTACCTCAACGAGCCCGCCAAGTACACCGTCTCGCTCGGCATGATGATGTTCCGCGACCAGGAGGGCGTCGCCAACTACGGCGGCATGATCGCCATGTCGCTGGTGGCGCTGCTGCCCGTGCTGGCCTTCTTCCTCGCCTTCCAGCGCTATCTGATCGACGGTATGGCGACCTCCGGTCTGAAGGGCTGA
- a CDS encoding ABC transporter substrate-binding protein — MGINGSVERRTVLKAAGASLTAAGLAATTGCGGDSGGSGDGTVEIRFAWWGAEERAKRINRSIKLFEKKYPKIKVKTDFQDYVAFWEKFQTQAAGGNPPDVFQNAVAFLRKYDKRSVLLDLKSQVDAGNLDLKNFRSGVEKVGEVDGKLLGVPVGSNTMSLVIDEKVFEAAGVKAEQGWTWDEYFGALKKIHDTQKVAGDTGYFGIMYLYDLYLRQNGKAFFTEDGLGFEEADLTEWWQDGYNRVKAGIVTDPKKVEQLKPKSALASGDAASEFTWDNFTVRYTTEGDSTYGLAPIPTTDGKDTGQYLGSLMLSGFARTEHPEEVAQFISFMVHDPEVGKIMGYDRGILATTEQFEAYKPTDAPNQAIAKYEEDVAAAGLLGTITPHPAGADTVEAAFLRVAADMSTGKTKVSDAVKQFFSEAKTALAA, encoded by the coding sequence GTGGGGATAAACGGGAGTGTCGAGAGGCGGACGGTCCTCAAGGCGGCCGGGGCGTCGCTCACGGCGGCGGGGCTGGCCGCGACCACGGGCTGCGGGGGCGACAGCGGCGGATCGGGCGACGGCACGGTCGAGATCCGCTTCGCGTGGTGGGGCGCGGAGGAGCGTGCCAAGCGCATCAACCGGTCCATCAAGCTCTTCGAGAAGAAGTACCCGAAGATCAAGGTGAAGACGGACTTCCAGGATTACGTGGCCTTTTGGGAGAAGTTCCAGACGCAGGCCGCGGGCGGAAATCCACCGGACGTATTCCAGAACGCCGTCGCATTCCTGCGGAAGTACGACAAGAGAAGTGTCCTCCTCGACCTCAAGTCGCAAGTGGACGCGGGAAATCTGGACCTGAAGAACTTCCGCTCCGGTGTCGAGAAGGTCGGTGAGGTCGACGGAAAGCTGCTCGGTGTGCCCGTCGGCTCCAACACCATGTCGCTCGTCATCGACGAGAAGGTCTTCGAGGCGGCCGGCGTCAAGGCCGAGCAGGGCTGGACCTGGGACGAGTACTTCGGCGCGCTGAAGAAGATCCACGACACCCAGAAGGTGGCGGGCGACACCGGCTACTTCGGGATCATGTACCTCTACGACCTCTACCTCCGCCAGAACGGCAAGGCGTTCTTCACCGAGGACGGACTCGGTTTCGAGGAGGCCGATCTGACGGAGTGGTGGCAGGACGGCTACAACCGCGTGAAGGCCGGCATCGTCACCGACCCCAAGAAGGTCGAGCAGCTCAAGCCCAAGTCGGCGCTGGCCTCCGGCGACGCGGCGTCCGAGTTCACCTGGGACAACTTCACCGTGCGCTACACCACGGAGGGCGACAGCACCTACGGGCTGGCCCCGATCCCCACGACCGACGGCAAGGACACCGGCCAGTACCTCGGCTCGCTCATGCTGAGCGGTTTCGCACGGACCGAGCACCCCGAGGAGGTGGCCCAGTTCATCTCCTTCATGGTGCACGACCCCGAGGTCGGCAAGATCATGGGCTACGACCGGGGCATCCTCGCCACCACCGAGCAGTTCGAGGCGTACAAGCCCACCGACGCCCCCAACCAGGCGATCGCGAAGTACGAGGAGGACGTCGCCGCGGCCGGGCTGCTCGGCACCATCACCCCGCACCCGGCGGGCGCCGACACCGTGGAAGCCGCGTTCCTGCGCGTCGCCGCCGACATGTCGACGGGCAAGACCAAGGTCTCCGACGCGGTGAAGCAGTTCTTCTCCGAGGCGAAGACCGCCCTCGCCGCCTGA
- a CDS encoding carbohydrate ABC transporter permease: MGTAVTTLIKDSPPDVPQERPGPPAALRRRGRRDNLAGYLFMSPWIAGFLLLTAGPMAASLYFAFTDYNLFDSPKWIGFDNFTRMFDDPRWQKSVEVTAKYVVIGTPLKLMLALGVALLLSQSRRGQAFYRAAFYAPSLIGASVSVGFVWRALFSDDAAVDRTQSFFGLDVGGWVGNPDWVLYSLVALTVWQFGAPMVIFLAGLKQVPKELYEAAEVDGAGPFKRFWSITLPMISPVLFFNVLLETIHSFQIFGSAYVVSNATCGPADATLVYTCYLYQKGFKEAQMGFASAMAWMLLLAVALVTVVLFWSQKRWVHYEEASR; encoded by the coding sequence ATGGGAACGGCCGTGACGACGCTCATCAAGGACTCTCCGCCGGACGTCCCGCAGGAGCGTCCCGGTCCCCCCGCCGCCCTGAGGCGGCGGGGCCGCCGGGACAACCTCGCCGGTTACCTCTTCATGTCCCCCTGGATCGCGGGCTTCCTGCTGCTGACCGCGGGGCCGATGGCGGCATCGCTCTACTTCGCGTTCACCGACTACAACCTCTTCGACTCCCCGAAGTGGATCGGCTTCGACAACTTCACCCGGATGTTCGACGATCCGCGGTGGCAGAAGTCGGTGGAGGTGACGGCGAAGTACGTCGTCATCGGCACCCCGCTGAAGCTGATGCTCGCGCTGGGTGTCGCCCTGCTGCTCTCGCAGAGCCGGCGCGGGCAGGCCTTCTACCGGGCCGCGTTCTACGCCCCCTCGCTGATCGGGGCGAGCGTGTCCGTCGGCTTCGTGTGGCGGGCCCTGTTCTCCGACGACGCCGCGGTGGACCGTACGCAGTCGTTCTTCGGTCTCGACGTCGGCGGCTGGGTCGGCAACCCGGACTGGGTGCTCTACAGCCTCGTGGCGCTCACGGTCTGGCAGTTCGGCGCCCCGATGGTCATCTTCCTGGCCGGGCTGAAGCAGGTGCCGAAGGAACTGTACGAGGCGGCCGAGGTGGACGGCGCCGGACCGTTCAAGCGGTTCTGGAGCATCACCCTGCCGATGATCTCCCCGGTGCTGTTCTTCAACGTGCTGCTGGAGACCATCCACTCGTTCCAGATCTTCGGATCCGCGTACGTCGTCTCCAACGCCACCTGCGGGCCGGCCGACGCCACGCTCGTCTACACCTGTTACCTCTACCAGAAGGGCTTCAAGGAGGCCCAGATGGGCTTCGCCTCCGCGATGGCCTGGATGCTGCTGCTCGCCGTGGCGCTCGTGACGGTGGTCCTCTTCTGGTCCCAGAAGCGGTGGGTGCACTACGAGGAGGCCTCCCGATGA